Proteins found in one Nostoc sp. NIES-3756 genomic segment:
- a CDS encoding flippase, whose translation MLSKLRLSNLSKLKSRSGLRAIIANTGWLFADRILRMGISLIVGVWIARYLGVQQYGLFNYALAFVTLFTPILTLGLDEVVVRHVVRESSNKEEILGTTFWLKFLGGVASVILALGSTVLLGERNFLKISLVAILAVSGIFRAAEAIELWFQSQVQAKYTVIAKNIAFLLNSLLKVGLILIKAPLLAFAWATLAELAMIAIGLAIAYQIKGNSFWLWRWSSSVAKNLLKESLPLIFSGFAIMIFMKIDQIMIGQMIGDKEVGVYSAAVRVSELWYFIPAAIVSSVAPSIYAAKDNSEGIYYQRIRQLFQLLNCIALAIAVPMTFLSDKVITAMFGSDYAEAGAILAVHIWTSIFVFMGFASSPWFISEGLNHVSLGKTVFGAILNIILNYLLIPQYAGLGAAIATIISQAAAAFFCNAFDRRTQKLFKIQVQSLIPFYKY comes from the coding sequence ATTAGCTTAATTGTAGGCGTATGGATAGCTCGTTATCTAGGTGTACAGCAGTATGGACTGTTTAACTATGCCCTGGCCTTTGTTACCCTCTTTACCCCTATCCTGACTCTAGGTTTGGACGAGGTTGTAGTTCGCCATGTGGTGCGTGAATCGTCCAACAAAGAAGAGATTTTAGGAACCACATTCTGGTTAAAATTCTTGGGTGGAGTAGCCTCTGTCATCCTTGCACTTGGCAGCACAGTCTTGTTAGGTGAACGCAATTTTCTGAAGATATCGCTGGTGGCTATCTTAGCTGTATCTGGAATTTTCAGGGCGGCGGAGGCGATTGAGTTGTGGTTTCAATCGCAGGTACAAGCCAAATATACTGTCATTGCTAAAAATATAGCCTTCCTGCTCAATAGCCTATTAAAAGTTGGATTGATTCTCATCAAAGCACCATTGTTAGCCTTTGCTTGGGCGACTTTGGCAGAATTAGCCATGATTGCTATTGGTTTAGCGATTGCTTACCAAATTAAAGGTAATTCATTTTGGTTATGGCGGTGGAGTTCTTCTGTTGCCAAAAACTTGCTCAAAGAGAGTTTACCTTTAATTTTCTCCGGTTTTGCCATCATGATTTTTATGAAAATTGACCAAATTATGATAGGTCAAATGATTGGCGATAAGGAAGTGGGAGTTTATTCTGCGGCTGTGCGAGTCTCAGAACTTTGGTACTTTATCCCAGCCGCTATTGTTTCTTCTGTGGCTCCATCAATATATGCTGCTAAGGATAATTCGGAGGGGATTTACTACCAACGTATCAGGCAATTATTTCAGCTATTAAATTGTATAGCTTTAGCGATCGCTGTGCCGATGACTTTCCTCTCAGACAAGGTAATCACGGCGATGTTTGGTAGTGACTATGCAGAAGCTGGAGCAATATTAGCCGTACATATATGGACTTCTATTTTTGTGTTCATGGGTTTTGCATCGTCACCTTGGTTTATTTCTGAAGGGTTAAATCATGTCTCTCTTGGTAAAACAGTATTTGGTGCGATTTTAAACATCATCCTCAATTACCTACTGATTCCTCAGTATGCGGGACTTGGTGCAGCGATCGCCACAATTATATCCCAAGCTGCGGCTGCTTTTTTCTGTAACGCTTTTGATAGAAGAACACAAAAATTATTTAAAATTCAAGTTCAATCTCTTATCCCCTTTTATAAATATTAA
- a CDS encoding hemolytic protein HlpA-like protein has protein sequence MDLPITFIIFKRPHTTEKVFQAIRQAKPKKLFVIADGPRNDREDEAEKCAATRAIIDRVDWDCEVIKNYSDVNLGCAVRVSSGLDWVFSHVEKTIILEDDCIPHSSFFRFCEELLEKYQHDTRVASISAQNIQPQHKRTNYSYYFSRYSHCWGWATWRRAWQHYDLYIKLWKQVKAENLLRDILIDPKAVSYWQRKLQNIYENPTGITWDYQWTFACWMQGSLSITPNVNLVSNVGVGADSTHFDSQQDFSFINVPTQAMEFPLKHPPYIVRNVEADIFTQKTVYQAKIIDVLKEEVKKRWNYAKLINL, from the coding sequence ATGGATCTACCAATAACTTTTATTATTTTTAAACGACCTCACACAACAGAAAAAGTTTTTCAGGCTATTCGCCAAGCCAAACCAAAAAAACTTTTCGTGATTGCTGATGGCCCACGCAATGACCGTGAAGATGAGGCTGAAAAATGCGCAGCCACACGGGCAATTATTGATAGAGTTGATTGGGATTGCGAAGTTATTAAAAATTATTCAGATGTAAATTTAGGTTGTGCAGTACGAGTTTCTAGTGGTTTAGATTGGGTATTTAGTCATGTGGAAAAAACAATCATTTTAGAAGATGATTGTATACCCCACTCCAGCTTTTTCAGGTTTTGTGAAGAATTACTAGAAAAGTATCAACATGATACTAGAGTTGCTAGCATTTCTGCTCAAAATATCCAACCTCAACACAAACGCACAAATTATAGTTATTACTTCTCTCGTTATAGCCACTGCTGGGGTTGGGCTACTTGGAGACGCGCTTGGCAGCATTATGATTTGTACATCAAACTCTGGAAACAAGTAAAAGCAGAAAATCTTTTACGAGACATCCTCATAGACCCCAAAGCAGTAAGTTATTGGCAAAGAAAACTGCAAAATATTTATGAAAATCCCACAGGTATCACTTGGGATTATCAATGGACTTTTGCTTGTTGGATGCAGGGAAGCTTAAGCATTACTCCCAACGTTAACTTAGTTTCTAATGTTGGTGTTGGTGCAGACTCTACTCATTTTGATTCTCAGCAAGATTTTTCTTTTATTAATGTGCCAACACAAGCGATGGAATTTCCTTTAAAGCATCCACCATACATTGTGCGTAACGTAGAAGCAGATATTTTTACTCAAAAAACTGTTTACCAAGCCAAAATAATCGATGTTTTGAAGGAGGAAGTAAAAAAAAGATGGAATTATGCAAAATTAATTAACTTATAA